From one Hydrogenobacter hydrogenophilus genomic stretch:
- a CDS encoding hydrogenase has protein sequence MATVLWLHGGACNGNTMSFLNAEYPSVCDLVTDFGIEILWHPSAGLEMGNQVQALLKDILAEKIPLDIFVFEGTVVLGPNGTGRYNMFAGRPMKDWVYELAHVAKYVVAVGNCACQGNIPAVPPNPTESTGLQFHKTKKGGFLGEHFVSRGGLPVINIPGCPAHYDWITQVLVALAVGRAKDIQLDEYQRPLTFFKTFSQTGCTRVQFHEWKISAEEFGQGTRKGCLFYELGCRGPLTHAPCNRILWNGVSSKQRSGHPCIGCTEFAFPWFDLAPGTIFKTQKVAGVIPKESVYEADKFTYMLHAVTARIAAPKWATEDIFVV, from the coding sequence ATGGCTACAGTGCTTTGGCTACACGGTGGTGCATGCAACGGAAACACCATGTCCTTTTTAAATGCAGAGTACCCTTCTGTCTGCGACCTTGTTACTGATTTTGGTATAGAGATCCTCTGGCACCCTTCAGCAGGACTTGAGATGGGGAATCAGGTTCAAGCGCTCTTAAAGGACATACTTGCTGAGAAGATCCCCCTTGACATTTTCGTCTTTGAAGGTACAGTGGTTCTTGGTCCAAATGGAACGGGTAGGTATAACATGTTTGCTGGAAGGCCTATGAAGGATTGGGTATATGAGCTTGCTCATGTAGCAAAGTATGTGGTAGCTGTAGGAAACTGCGCTTGTCAAGGAAACATACCTGCTGTACCCCCGAATCCCACAGAATCCACTGGGCTTCAGTTTCACAAAACAAAGAAAGGTGGCTTCTTAGGAGAACACTTTGTGTCCAGAGGAGGCCTTCCTGTCATAAACATACCAGGCTGTCCTGCTCACTATGACTGGATAACGCAAGTATTAGTTGCTTTAGCTGTAGGAAGAGCTAAGGACATACAGTTAGATGAATACCAGAGACCGCTTACATTCTTTAAGACTTTTTCTCAAACGGGTTGTACGAGGGTTCAGTTTCACGAGTGGAAGATATCAGCAGAAGAGTTTGGACAAGGTACAAGGAAGGGATGTCTCTTTTACGAGCTTGGGTGCAGAGGACCACTTACCCACGCACCTTGCAATAGAATACTTTGGAACGGTGTTAGCTCAAAGCAAAGGTCAGGACATCCGTGTATAGGTTGTACTGAGTTTGCCTTCCCATGGTTTGACCTCGCTCCGGGTACCATTTTCAAGACGCAGAAAGTTGCTGGAGTTATACCCAAAGAATCCGTATACGAAGCGGACAAATTCACTTACATGCTTCACGCAGTAACTGCAAGGATAGCTGCACCCAAGTGGGCAACCGAAGACATATTTGTGGTTTGA
- a CDS encoding DUF1641 domain-containing protein, with the protein MSYHEPALLEGLTVGEAKEQLSQLIDKLETVNFLLSSLEELMQRTPFILESISSEVIRFREKFRESEDGIKGVFELVYSLMELLEKENIASLLNGVLEAYKEVKQHDYRTSITGMVRAMTDPDVQRALAFVLLALKKMGSSMR; encoded by the coding sequence ATGAGCTATCATGAACCCGCCCTTTTAGAAGGTTTAACGGTAGGTGAAGCAAAGGAACAACTCAGCCAGCTTATAGACAAACTTGAGACAGTCAATTTTCTACTTTCCTCCCTTGAGGAGTTAATGCAGAGGACGCCATTCATTCTTGAATCCATAAGCTCTGAAGTTATACGCTTTAGAGAAAAGTTTAGGGAGTCAGAAGATGGTATAAAAGGCGTATTTGAGCTTGTTTATAGCCTTATGGAACTTTTGGAAAAAGAGAATATTGCCTCTCTGCTAAATGGAGTGCTTGAAGCTTACAAAGAGGTAAAACAGCACGATTATAGGACAAGCATCACGGGCATGGTAAGAGCTATGACAGACCCAGATGTGCAAAGAGCCTTAGCTTTTGTACTTCTTGCTCTTAAGAAGATGGGATCTTCTATGAGGTGA
- a CDS encoding DUF1641 domain-containing protein, with protein sequence MNNGYVFLRRAEDELVEAYFKKDENIRHLTTFLNSMDALAYFAEILHAYVEAREDLSVYIHETNREEREKSVKAGAEKLDFLVKELIGTLELGNLADFARANYEAYEETKKNPKRVGLFGIYRELRDPDVQLALGFIFTLLKRVSYLFKANK encoded by the coding sequence ATGAACAACGGTTATGTCTTTTTAAGAAGAGCCGAAGACGAGCTTGTAGAAGCCTACTTTAAAAAAGACGAAAACATAAGGCATCTTACTACTTTCCTAAACAGCATGGATGCTCTTGCGTATTTTGCAGAGATACTTCACGCGTATGTGGAGGCAAGAGAGGATCTGAGTGTATACATACATGAAACTAACAGGGAAGAGAGGGAAAAGTCTGTAAAGGCTGGGGCGGAGAAATTAGACTTCTTGGTTAAGGAACTTATAGGAACCCTTGAGCTTGGTAATCTTGCAGACTTTGCAAGGGCTAACTACGAAGCTTACGAAGAGACAAAGAAAAACCCAAAGAGAGTTGGGCTATTTGGCATTTACAGAGAACTAAGGGATCCAGATGTACAGCTCGCATTAGGTTTTATATTTACGCTTTTAAAACGAGTCTCTTACCTTTTCAAGGCTAATAAGTAA